One segment of Thermococcus sp. AM4 DNA contains the following:
- a CDS encoding MFS transporter: MRWSEIPREAKAYMLYHTLIAPGLIVWILFPLYLMETGYSILEVGAFFTAVNIIAIPLTYLFGRLFNRWDIKKGLIAIDVLDGIAYVSYGLAKGAVAPIMLFAGRTIEKLSTVLYPLYRAYEQVIYPEDKYEEIFAWHLRLPEISRLVTFPIMGYILGYVYSGPESYRWTFMFFGLFSAVTVAYIWRFLPSVGREERITPEGFTFKVGEFKVLLAFEALLTLAWSLAPEIVLINYVVFVLHKTVFEVTLIACASSLASIIGTYASERVPKGRGFQAIGVGMLINALYALMMALSPPFWLALLVYAVGDFGSTFWFPFYRSWMFKLIPKEKASEFHSAISSYRKLLALFTPFVAGALASLHPTLPYAASFGLFLLAGAMFWWLARKGIYSRTAS; encoded by the coding sequence CTACTCAATCTTAGAGGTCGGGGCGTTCTTTACCGCTGTGAACATAATCGCGATTCCCCTGACTTACCTCTTCGGCCGGCTCTTCAACCGCTGGGACATCAAGAAGGGCCTCATCGCGATAGATGTTCTCGACGGCATCGCCTACGTTTCCTACGGCCTCGCGAAGGGAGCGGTAGCCCCCATCATGCTCTTCGCCGGTAGAACGATTGAGAAGCTCTCGACAGTTCTCTATCCCCTCTACCGAGCCTACGAGCAGGTAATCTACCCGGAGGACAAATACGAGGAAATCTTCGCCTGGCACCTCCGCCTGCCAGAGATATCGAGGCTGGTTACATTTCCGATTATGGGCTACATCCTCGGCTACGTCTACTCGGGGCCGGAGAGCTACCGATGGACTTTCATGTTCTTCGGCCTCTTCTCGGCCGTTACTGTGGCTTACATCTGGCGTTTTCTGCCTTCCGTTGGCCGGGAAGAGAGGATAACGCCCGAGGGCTTCACCTTCAAGGTCGGCGAGTTCAAGGTCCTCCTCGCCTTTGAGGCCCTGCTGACGCTCGCCTGGTCCTTAGCTCCCGAAATCGTGCTGATTAACTACGTCGTCTTCGTGCTCCACAAGACCGTGTTCGAGGTGACGCTGATAGCCTGCGCGAGCAGTCTGGCCTCAATAATCGGAACCTATGCAAGCGAAAGAGTCCCGAAGGGGAGGGGATTCCAGGCGATAGGGGTCGGCATGCTGATTAACGCCCTCTACGCACTGATGATGGCGCTCTCGCCACCCTTCTGGCTCGCCCTCCTCGTCTACGCGGTCGGCGACTTTGGAAGCACTTTCTGGTTCCCCTTCTACCGCTCATGGATGTTCAAGTTGATTCCAAAGGAGAAGGCCAGCGAGTTCCACTCGGCGATATCGAGCTACCGGAAGCTCCTCGCCCTCTTTACGCCCTTCGTTGCGGGAGCGCTGGCGAGCCTCCACCCAACGCTGCCCTACGCGGCAAGCTTCGGGCTGTTTTTACTGGCGGGAGCGATGTTCTGGTGGCTGGCTAGGAAAGGTATTTATTCAAGAACCGCGAGTTAG